The Brassica napus cultivar Da-Ae chromosome C7, Da-Ae, whole genome shotgun sequence genome has a segment encoding these proteins:
- the LOC106350689 gene encoding calmodulin-binding protein 60 G-like: MKMLDRPFHGASGYSGLKAHKLTFKTAVKKVMRHMSNNQIMVHMENMFRKIVREELERLTQQHHLSSSWSQIERPRSETPSSRTQFKLRFINSPPPSIFTGAKIEPKNGFPLAIELVEAATNARVVSGPLSSSRVDFVPLNADFTEESWTVDLFKRYILKPREGKRPLLTGDVTLTLKNGVGVVAIAFTDSSIWSRCRKFRLGARLTGDGAVEARSEAFKCKDQRGESYKKHHPPYPGDEVWRLEKIGKDGASALRLAEREIYTVKDFRRCYAKDPNELYNILAGVGGGISKKIWESIVSHAMCCVLDETECYVYDANGHDVSLVFNSVYEVTKVFIGGVLRNVDQLPSYQLDQLKHEAYQNIDCFRDGRTFADHPQRSLQCPQNPGFGPGFQQHMDFQGPSDSSMHAYFTGSCSTSQPEMLMSLENSPASTFHIDPTFIPTFRNSFRASEHDMIHDELQCVVSRGHIRNNEDEDGFSYHHHHNMPSNLSPGAAVWEQQAYNNLCVSVSGTEEAGYDVRIANIGGSPRARWCKVKAAFKLRQVWRHTSARKRGKACKKPCLLY, from the exons ATGAAGATGCTAGACCGCCCTTTTCATGGGGCTAGTGGGTACAGTGGTTTAAAAGCTCATAAATTAACATTCAAGAC AGCCGTGAAGAAAGTCATGAGACATATGTCAAATAACCAAATCATGGTTCATATGGAGAACATGTTCCGAAAAATT GTTCGGGAGGAGCTTGAACGTCTTACTCAACAACACCACCTCTCTTCGTCGTGGTCCCAAATCGAGCGACCGCGTTCGGAAACGCCATCGTCACGTACACAATTCAAGCTGCGGTTCATAAACTCGCCGCCGCCGTCGATATTCACGGGAGCCAAGATCGAACCCAAGAACGGTTTCCCGTTAGCTATCGAGCTAGTGGAAGCAGCCACGAACGCTCGAGTCGTCTCGGGACCGCTCTCGTCTTCTCGAGTTGACTTCGTGCCGCTGAACGCTGACTTCACGGAGGAAAGCTGGACCGTCGACTTATTCAAACGGTATATTCTAAAACCGCGCGAAGGGAAACGTCCGTTACTCACCGGAGATGTAACGTTGACTCTTAAAAACGGTGTTGGAGTTGTCGCCATCGCTTTCACGGATAGCTCGATCTGGTCTAGGTGTCGGAAGTTCCGGTTAGGTGCTAGACTAACCGGTGATGGAGCCGTGGAGGCTAGAAGTGAAGCGTTTAAGTGTAAAGACCAACGTGGAGAAT CTTATAAGAAACATCATCCTCCGTACCCCGGTGACGAGGTTTGGAGACTAGAGAAAATCGGGAAAGATGGTGCTTCAGCGTTGCGTTTGGCTGAACGGGAGATTTATACTGTCAAGGACTTCCGCCGTTGCTATGCAAAGGATCCAAACGAGTTATATAAT aTACTTGCTGGTGTTGGTGGAGGGATCTCAAAGAAAATATGGGAATCTATTGTATCCCACGCGATGTGTTGCGTTTTGGATGAAACAGAGTGTTACGTCTACGACGCAAACGGTCACGACGTATCACTTGTCTTCAACTCTGTTTATGAAGTGACCAAAGTGTTCATCGGCGGTGTCCTTCGAAACGTGGATCAGCTACCTAGCTATCAGCTGGACCAGTTGAAGCATGAAGCTTATCAAAACATTGACTGCTTTAGGGACggtaggacctttgcggatCATCCACAAAGGTCCTTACAGTGCCCGCAGAATCCAGGATTTGGTCCTGGATTCCAACAGCACATGGACTTTCAAG GGCCATCAGACTCTTCGATGCATGCTTACTTCACAGGTTCATGCTCCACTTCCCAACCCGAAATGCTGATGAGTTTGGAGAACTCACCAGCCTCAACGTTTCatatcgacccaacattcaTACCGACTTTCAGAAACAGCTTTAGGGCAAGTGAACACGATATGATACATGACGAATTACAATGCGTAGTGTCAAGAGGTCATATCAGAAATAACGAGGATGAGGACGGTTTTTCTTATCATCACCATCATAACATGCCTTCGAACTTGTCCCCTGGTGCGGCGGTTTGGGAGCAACAAGCGTATAACAATTTGTGTGTTAGCGTGTCTGGCACGGAAGAAGCTGGGTATGATGTTCGTATTGCAAACATTGGGGGATCTCCGAGAGCCAGGTGGTGCAAGGTTAAGGCAGCTTTCAAGCTCCGACAAGTTTGGAGACACACAAGTGCCAGAAAGCGAGGGAAGGCTTGTAAGAAGCCTTGCTTGCTGTATTAG